A window from Flavobacterium lindanitolerans encodes these proteins:
- a CDS encoding OmpA family protein, which yields MKRIGIYSLACLFAIGTFFTGCESAKNMNNTQKGAGIGAAAGAVIGGILGNNIGKGGNTALGAVLGGVVGGTVGGVIGNKMDKQAREIDNALPGAEVERVGEGIKLTLNENAVRFDTNKSTLTATAKANLDKLVTVFNSYPDTNIQIYGYTDSTGPADYNLKLSGERAASVKNYLVSKGINASRFNTTGLGIADPIATNDTPEGRSQNRRVEFAITANEKMVQDAQKEVKN from the coding sequence ATGAAAAGAATTGGAATATATTCATTAGCATGTTTATTTGCTATAGGTACGTTTTTTACAGGCTGTGAGTCTGCAAAAAATATGAATAATACTCAAAAAGGAGCCGGTATTGGTGCTGCGGCAGGTGCTGTAATTGGTGGTATTTTGGGTAACAATATAGGTAAAGGCGGTAATACTGCTTTAGGTGCTGTTCTTGGAGGTGTTGTTGGTGGAACCGTTGGAGGTGTTATTGGGAACAAGATGGACAAACAGGCCAGAGAAATTGATAATGCGCTTCCGGGAGCCGAAGTAGAAAGAGTAGGAGAAGGAATCAAATTGACATTAAATGAAAATGCGGTGCGTTTTGATACTAACAAATCAACTCTGACAGCTACGGCTAAAGCGAATCTGGATAAACTGGTTACTGTGTTTAATTCTTATCCTGATACTAACATTCAGATATACGGATATACAGACAGTACTGGTCCGGCTGACTATAACCTGAAATTGTCTGGTGAAAGAGCAGCTTCTGTAAAGAATTATTTGGTTAGCAAAGGTATCAATGCTTCCCGATTCAATACAACAGGTTTAGGAATTGCTGACCCAATCGCAACAAACGATACTCCTGAAGGAAGGTCTCAAAACCGTCGTGTTGAATTTGCAATTACGGCAAATGAGAAAATGGTACAGGATGCCCAAAAAGAAGTGAAAAACTAA